Proteins encoded in a region of the Magallana gigas chromosome 8, xbMagGiga1.1, whole genome shotgun sequence genome:
- the LOC105322182 gene encoding uncharacterized protein isoform X4 has translation MQSGAILDDMITVSSSAHGKNKEKVRYNCCSGEENGGWCPASSDQTSWLEVRLSKPTALSGLHFQHPSQKDTLTYPNMFMKTFQLKFISALDPLKEWRSFNEHIPSIHNSTLYYNIGLQPYIVTDAVRIYPETFESAACFRVELVGCDPAALCPKDFCKNGGTCMGTNVCKCVSGFYGDSCDQSASQMVHLNFGFTQIIQHIIQTTININLNTHGNVSIVSTPTGNGVQLTGNSYVTVNNTGFNACLKDITSCTSGFTLTINVNLQHQLANNAYIISSGGDLPNHSGIALYNVNNQLHFVVTTSSNQWIVIVPNTLTVNVWHKIELSWSMTSGASLVIDGHLAGSVIQAQPTPAATQVKPISIGFGYHQQISISMTFSGLQTFDSHRENLIVNGLVSSTTVAPTTQKPATTTTTTAQPTTTTIKTTQAPSTTTTPISQTTTPSCDQQTLDFSFNKIQDNVLITPSYNFTVFGKPNLTPEQNGKAILELHKDGQFVELPNHGLECIQDMTKCEHGFTLSAEIKLMDLNSTDKRYIFSSGGDQVGASGLALYLWHGELYCSTKKDNSMWTAKQKLNVKVGEWHTYQVSWNKKDGFIVYLDGKEFMSHSIKLPNPDQPTVYPLYIASAPNHTFSSTAMEVKNLFTWSASRDSLIGQGCITEYSTVAQQTTVSTVATTTTQTTTTQQPSTSTIQPTTQQPSSPTTTVQPTTTTTAATSTAAATTVHVQTTTEDKKSTIIKPNTIPQYHFELTAISTNTTTVTSNSINMNLVGTPSIDSRNNSTCSLHISNTSQYLDLGEHRDLCFGNIGLCFNGLTIQIIVKFRVLDEGTVVLSSSGSNILGTGMEIVYQYGRLQFAVSNAANSWFASVGRDKIQLNTYVKIIFSWSPKEGVKIVIDNHVVATSVTSIPHPTVSTTNEHIYVGNSPSTTSASVNLCIKSVIIYHAWIGDCVSGGIIPPPIEMTTPAPVQTTPAQTRPPTTDFCPSGQYVCKDLSTTPLQTTARSTAKATTVQQTTTEKPTTNQPASTARPTTTARPTTTAKPTTTARPTTTARPTTTAKPTTTARPTTTARPTTTTTTPTTTTTPTTTTRPRPTVPSYTNQPNLKPSVDGKCAAYLTCSFQKAIEDNVEFIVCLNIGNRNCVLRNIVPGRTSEYKFPVTQINENLYKQKITCSIQAKFKDQNALTPVFTSNIVEPNIQITSGNNMQITEGTVFPIPHILISVTAPPQFFCCTGCRGRCEFKVTAMLDFRRIIRSCPGGRSVVPQALIGWAGEKQSNTPEACGVVVNCHNWENPISIPVYATVDGKYDRDQTVNYNVHANILNVQSGSVTATPQTMNIGKVSVTTKDNDHKSVCSSVNDPHMTTFDGRRYNNFLTGDFILYQHTTLPFEVHARYAKCSSSSRATCNCAVAIKSGDDVITFTGCNGGGSTGTTHGHNIFDLLFHRHHDHHHHSSSHTAPIAVALYKNGQLTPGTYIRRYGCGQKYEVLLPTGTIITIQTSTRGFINIWIKPSSVDRNKVSGLCGNYDGHSGNDVPGSDRYPNGFCNSHRPAEGIFTGVKPGTLPGITTWCSCVQSRTPYCSPGYGIFVCEKNRYDITSTIVNQALVPRPSTHRMRRQAEIENSIPDLEEDGTYTKDQAISYCEEFISNNTASKHCMAVLNSKNYTSQIESCAEDLRLTGDPGWAQDHISDIIDNCLSEVNKQQPAENDTIAPTYNATEITSNLCQLDCGNYGHCAEGVCRCDDGWSGTQCDIHKSTRPFVMETLFNGTSCDTCGCDTQQTEDCSTATIYGANFVDSSTLTCHYKFVKIEENVVTTTEMRTVVGDFINMNQISCKLPESRGGALIQVSNDGQTMSESSYLHLVYDSRCFDCSITDDVMNSKCTLRDNTCLINGECHSLNEKKGSNHCKLCDPSVSTSSWTNSDTEQCRQEFAAIQVSKPDSEKGYSSELVTILAVACGFIGFILLLTLFYICKQKERMQKRKESGLYRIQDDTPEVPHHSMLTDHGEGGAIHNPAYAEDKSRL, from the exons ATGCAGAGCGGGGCCATTTTGGACGATATGATAACCGTTTCCTCGTCGGCTCATGGAAAAAACAAGGAAAAAGTCCGATATAATTGCTGCTCGG GCGAGGAAAATGGTGGGTGGTGCCCAGCATCTAGTGATCAGACCTCCTGGCTAGAAGTCCGGCTCTCTAAACCAACGGCTCTCTCAGGCCTGCATTTTCAGCACCCTAGTCAGAAAGACACGCTTACATATCCGAACATGTTCATGAAGACATTTCAGCTTAAATTCATTTCGGCGCTGGATCCTTTGAAAGAATGGAGAAGTTTTAATGAG CATATTCCATCCATTCACAACTCAACCTTATACTACAACATTGGCCTGCAGCCTTATATTGTAACAGACGCTGTAAGAATTTATCCGGAAACCTTTGAGTCTGCGGCCTGCTTCAGGGTGGAACTCGTTGGATGTGACCCAGCAG CCCTCTGTCCTAAAGATTTTTGTAAGAATGGGGGAACTTGTATGGGAACAAACGTCTGTAAATGTGTATCCGGCTTCTATGGTGACAGTTGCGACCAGTCAG CTTCGCAGATGGTACACCTCAATTTTGGCTTCACTCAAATCATTCAGCATATAATCCAAACAACCATTAATATCAACTTGAACACTCATGGAAACGTGAGTATCGTTAGCACTCCCACTGGAAACGGCGTCCAACTGACCGGAAATAGTTACGTCACGGTCAACAACACGGGATTCAACGCCTGTCTTAAGGACATCACCTCATGCACGTCAGGTTTCACCTTGACAATCAACGTCAACTTGCAACATCAACTTGCAAATAACGCCTACATAATTTCCAGCGGAGGAGATTTGCCAAACCATTCCGGAATAGCTCTTTACAATGTTAACAACCAGTTGCATTTCGTTGTTACCACATCCTCCAACCAGTGGATTGTTATAGTCCCAAACACTCTGACAGTAAATGTATGGCACAAGATTGAACTGTCTTGGAGCATGACCTCTGGAGCATCATTAGTCATTGATGGTCACCTGGCTGGTTCTGTCATCCAGGCACAGCCCACACCCGCAGCCACCCAGGTCAAGCCCATCAGCATAGGGTTCGGCTACCACCAGCAGATTTCCATTTCCATGACTTTCAGTGGACTTCAAACGTTTGATTCTCACCGAGAAAACCTTATTGTGAATGGACTGGTATCAAGCACAA CAGTGGCTCCCACAACTCAAAAGccagcaacaacaacaacaacaacggcACAACCTA caaCGACCACAATAAAAACAACACAGGCTCCTTCGACCACAACTACACCAATAA GTCAAACTACAACACCTTCATGCGATCAGCAAACCTTGGATTTCagtttcaataaaattcaaGACAACGTCCTTATCACACCTTCGTACAATTTTACTGTTTTTGGTAAACCTAATCTGACCCCTGAACAAAACGGCAAAGCTATACTGGAGCTGCATAAAGATGGGCAGTTTGTAGAATTGCCAAACCATGGATTAGAATGCATTCAGGACATGACTAAATGCGAACATGGATTCACACTGAGTGCTGAAATCAAACTGATGGACCTGAATTCCACAGACAAAAGATACATATTCTCCAGCGGAGGAGATCAGGTTGGGGCAAGCGGACTGGCATTGTATCTTTGGCATGGGGAACTGTATTGTTCTACGAAGAAAGATAATTCTATGTGGACTGCAAAGCAAAAACTGAATGTCAAAGTAGGTGAATGGCACACATATCAAGTTTCTTGGAACAAAAAAGATGGCTTTATCGTCTATCTTGATGGAAAAGAATTCATGTCACATTCAATAAAACTGCCAAATCCAGATCAACCAACTGTGTACCCTTTGTATATAGCGAGCGCACCAAACCATACGTTCAGCTCCACTGCAATGGAAGTCAAAAACCTGTTCACGTGGTCCGCATCACGTGACTCTCTGATTGGACAAGGATGCATAACAG AATACAGCACAGTTGCACAACAGACAACAGTCTCCACAgtagcaacaacaacaacccaaACAACAACAACTCAGCAGCCATCAACATCAACAATACAACCAACAACTCAGCAACCATCATCACCAACAACCACGGTACAACCAACAACAACCACAACAGCTGCTACAAGCACGGCAGCTGCCACCACAGTGCATGTGCAAACAACAACAGAGGACAAGA AATCAACGATAATTAAACCAAACACCATCCCTCAGTACCATTTTGAATTGACTGCTATATCGACCAATACAACGACGGTAACATCCAACAGCATCAACATGAACCTTGTCGGAACCCCTTCCATTGATTCCAGGAACAACTCCACCTGTTCATTGCACATTTCCAATACCAGCCAATACCTCGACCTCGGAGAACACCGGGACCTTTGTTTTGGAAACATTGGACTTTGTTTTAATGGACTGACGATCCAAATCATTGTCAAATTCAGGGTCCTGGACGAGGGAACGGTTGTTTTATCGAGCAGTGGAAGCAACATCTTGGGCACCGGAATGGAAATCGTATATCAATATGGTCGTCTTCAGTTCGCTGTTTCAAATGCAGCTAACTCCTGGTTTGCAAGCGTTGGGCGAGATAAGATCCAATTAAATACATACGTAAAGATCATATTTTCTTGGTCTCCAAAGGAAGGCGTCAAGATTGTAATTGACAACCATGTTGTCGCGACCTCCGTAACTTCTATTCCACACCCGACCGTAAGCACCACGAACGAGCACATTTACGTAGGAAATTCTCCTTCCACGACGTCAGCGTCTGTCAACCTGTGTATAAAATCCGTCATCATATACCATGCTTGGATAGGAGACTGTGTATCAGGTGGCATCATACCCCCTCCTATTGAAA TGACAACACCGGCTCCAGTGCAGACAACCCCGGCCCAGACTCGACCACCAACAACAGATTTCTGTCCCTCTGGACAATATGTTTGCAAGG aCTTATCAACAACGCCATTGCAAACAACTGCGCGCTCAACAGCTAAAGCAACAACTGTTCAGCAAACCACAACAGAAAAACCAACGACTAACCAACCGGCGTCAACCGCCCGACCTACGACTACAGCTAGACCTACTACTACAGCTAAGCCTACTACTACAGCTAGGCCTACGACTACCGCAAGACCTACGACTACAGCTAAGCCTACAACAACCGCACGACCTACGACTACCGCACGACCAACAACAACTACCACCACCCCAACTACTACGACCACGCCTACGACGACTACAAGACCAAGACCGACCGTTCCCTCATACACAAATCAACCTAATCTGAAGCCGTCCGTTGATGGCAAATGTGCAGCATATTTGACCTGCTCTTTCCAGAAAGCTATTGAAGATAATGTAGAGTTTATAGTTTGTTTGAACATTGGCAACCGTAATTGTGTACTGAGAAACATCGTCCCTGGTCGAACAAGTGAATACAAGTTTCCAGTGACTCAAATCAACGAAAACTTGTACAAACAGAAG ATAACGTGTTCCATCCAAGCAAAATTCAAGGATCAAAATGCGCTTACCCCAGTATTTACAAGTAACATTGTCGAGCCTAACATACAG atAACCTCCGGAAATAATATGCAAATTACTGAAGGAACAGTCTTTCCAATCCCACACATTCTTATCAGCGTAACAGCACCACCCCAGTTCTTTTGTTGCACCGGATGTAGAGGGCGCTGTGAATTCAAAGTAACTGCAATGTTAGACTTCCGCCGCATCATCAGGTCTTGTCCAGGTGGACGATCAGTTGTCCCGCAAGCTCTGATTGGTTGGGCCGGTGAAAAGCAATCGAACACTCCCGAGGCCTGCGGTGTTGTGGTTAATTGTCATAACTGGGAAAACCCTATAAGTATACCGGTGTATGCTACGGTGGATGGGAAATATGATCGCGATCAGACGGTCAATTACAATGTCCATGCTAACATACTCAACGTACAATCTGGGTCAGTGACCGCCACACCCCAAACGATGAACATAGGAAAAGTTTCA GTCACAACGAAAGACAATGACCACAAGTCAGTCTGTAGCTCTGTGAACGATCCTCATATGACCACATTCGATGGCCG GCGGTACAACAATTTCCTCACTGGCGActtcattttatatcaacatACCACTTTACCATTTGAG GTACATGCAAGATACGCCAAGTGTAGTTCCTCCTCGCGCGCTACATGTAACTGTGCCGTCGCCATAAAGTCGGGCGATGACGTAATTACCTTCACTGGATGCAATGGCGGCGGTTCGACGGGGACGACACACGGTCACAACATCTTTGACCTTTTATTCCATCGCCATCATGATCACCATCATCACAGCTCTAGCCACACGGCACCTATTGCGGTGGCATTGTACAAGAATGGGCAGCTTACCCCCGGTACATATATCAGGAGATACGGCTGTGGTCAGAAGTACGAG GTGCTTCTACCGACCGGTACCATTATAACAATACAGACCAGCACCAGAGGTTTCATCAACATCTGGATCAAGCCATCCAGTGTGGATCGCAACAAAGTATCAG GTCTCTGTGGAAACTATGATGGTCACTCTGGAAACGATGTCCCTGGGTCAGACCGTTATCCTAACGGATTCTGTAATAGTCACAG ACCAGCAGAAGGAATATTTACCGGAGTCAAGCCGGGAACTTTGCCTGGAATAACGACCTGGTGTAGCTGTGTGCAGTCCAGAACCCCATACTGTTCTCCCGGATACGGCATCTTTGTTTGTGAAAAGAACA gATATGACATCACATCCACCATTGTTAACCAAGCGTTGGTTCCACGACCATCCACTCATAGAATGCGACGACAGGCAGAGATTGAGAATAGTATTCCAGACCTCGAGGAA GATGGTACATATACAAAAGATCAAGCGATAAGTTATTGCGAAGAATTCATCTCAAACAACACAGCCTCAAAGCACTGCATGGCTGTTTTGAACTCCAAAAACTACACCAGTCAAATTGAAAGCTGTGCCGAGGATTTAAGG CTGACGGGAGACCCTGGTTGGGCCCAGGATCACATAAGTGACATTATTGACAACTGCCTGAGCGAGGTCAACAAACAGCAACCGGCGGAGAATGATACCATTGCGCCAACATATAACGCCACGGAAATCACCTCTAACCTTTGTCAGCTGGATTGTGGGAATTATGGACACTGTGCAGAAG GCGTATGTCGATGCGATGACGGTTGGTCGGGCACACAGTGTGACATCCACAAGTCTACCAGACCGTTCGTCATGGAGACCCTGTTTAATGGAACTAGCTGCGACACGTGTGGCTGTGACACGCAACAGACTGAAGACTGCAGCACGGCCACCATTTACGGAGCCAACTTTGTGGATTCGTCAACACTGACCTGTCACTACAAATTTGTCAAG ATTGAGGAAAATGTGGTTACGACCACAGAAATGAGAACTGTCGTCGGCGATTTCATCAACATGAACCAGATATCGTGCAAACTCCCGGAATCTCGAGGTGGTGCCTTGATCCAAGTTAGTAATGATGGACAGACCATGAGTGAAAGCAGCTACCTCCATCTTGTCTACGACTCAAGATGTTTTGATTGCTCGATCACAGATGACGTCATGAATTCCAAATGTACACTAAGA GACAACACATGTCTTATAAATGGAGAATGTCATTCATTGAATGAGAAGAAAGGTTCAAACCATTGCAAGCTCTGTGATCCATCTGTGAGCACATCTTCATGGACAAACAGTGACA CTGAGCAGTGCCGACAAGAGTTCGCAGCCATTCAGGTGTCTAAGCCGGACTCGGAGAAAGGCTACAGCAGTGAGCTGGTCACCATCCTAGCCGTGGCGTGCGGCTTCATCGGCTTTATCCTTCTGTTGACTCTGTtctacatatgtaaacaaaa AGAGAGAATGCAAAAGCGCAAAGAGAGCGGACTGTACAGAATTCAAGACGACACACCCGAGGTTCCCCACCATTCAATGCTAACGGACCACGGAGAGGGAGGCGCAATTCACAACCCAGCTTATGCCGAGGATAAGAGCAGACTGTGa